The sequence AGTTATAGAAGCTAAAAGGCGTTTGATAACGGATAAAATCCCTACTATTGTGGTGCATTTTGATCTGTTTAATGGGCAAGTAGCGTGTGTAGAAATTTCTAAAATCAAAGACAATGATTTGAATTGGATAACCCGCCAACAAATGGAAGGGCAGAGCGTTTTTAATATTTCGCAAAACTTTTTTGATTACAAAATTACAGAAATACCTAGTAAGCCGCTTTTATAAAAACTAATAGTATAATACGGTCTAAATAAAATACAAGATAATAGCATTAAAAATGTGGTAGGTGGATTGAATGTTTGTTATTTTTTGCCCAACATTCAGTGCGAGTGTGTGTCCCTCAAATGAGAGAGCGAGTGATTTTAGTGGGCACGCTTAAAAGCTTTAAACAAAAATTCCATTCCCATAAACCCATAAAAACGCATTTTTTCAATCAACTTATATTTTGATTTGCCTTAGCCTCTTTACTGCCTCCTATTAAAAGTGATCCCATAAACTTCATTCCTGATTTGGAATAAGGGATCAGTAGGGGCTTCCACGCCTTTAGGGAGATCGGCTGGGAAATACACATCTTTATTGCAACCCATTCCTTCGTATTCTTCAACTTTCAATGTCCCTACCAGTAATTCCTTGTGTTTGCCTTTCCAAAGCGCGGTCGTGTCGTTGGTGGCATCATTTTTATTTGCAAACACCAGATACATTTGGTATTCTACGGGTTTAGTTTTAAGGTGTTGTTGGAATGAAGAAAGCAGATAATTTGAATCTTTTTGCTTTAATTCTTGGGGGTTAAGATACTTGATGCCGTCTTTAGGCACAAATTTCCATCTCGCAGGCAATAATTTTTCTTTCTTATCTTTAAACTTGAACGCATGCACGCTATAATAAGGCGTGTTAGCCACGCTTGAGCTAATCCCTATCGTTTTTGTGTAAGCGGCAAAATTCCTATAAGAGGGGACTTCTTCATAAAGCTTTTTGATTCTTGCTTCATCCACCTTGCCATTTTTAGGGATTCTCATTTCAAAAAATTGAGCGAATTCGTTAGGGTTTTTGGCAAAATTGATTTCTGTATTGAGCATCACCATTGTCCAGCTAGCGTTTTGATTTTCTAATTTTAACGCCATTCCCCTAACTTTGCTTTTATCGTCCATCGCTACGCCCCCTAAAGAATACCTTACAGACGCAGGGATTTCTTTTTCATTGAGTAATGGCACATCTAAATCCTTTTTTGCTTGTGCATTAGGGAGGAACACGCCTTTAGCGCAAAACCCCTTAGTGTGGTTGATTTTCATTTTAGGCTCTTTGGCGTTGAGTTTGTAGAAAATATCCGCAATCTCTTCAGCGCTCACTTCATGGGCTTTTAAAAAACCCAAACTCAAAACCAAACACAAGCTCAAACCAATTTTTTTCATTCTTGATCCTTATTATTTTTTTATATAAAACAACGCTTTTTATTGTATCAGTAAATTCCCTGTTAAGCCTTAAAAAAGCCTTTTTTTGATACCTTATTAGGATCTTAAAAGATCATCTTATCCATTTGCATGCTCATCAGCAAGCTTTTAAGGATAAACTTGTGTTTTAAATTTTGTGATTTTTAAGAAAAATTAGCTTGATTTTAAACTAAATCTATATTCTTTTATGCTACAATTATTTCTACAGAGTAATTTATCTATTCTCAGGTAAAGTAAGGAAGAGGAATGAAATTAAAGAAACGAAAAGTTGCGGCTGCATTGCTAAAGCGTTTTACCTTGCCACTATTGCTCACTACGGGTTCATTAGGGGCGGTTACTTATGAAGTGCATGGAGATTTTATCAATTTTGCTAAAGTGGGTTTTAACCATTCGCCCATTAACCCTGTTAAAGGTATCTATCCTACAGAGACTTTTGTTAACCTTACGGGTAAGCTAGAGGGGTCTGTGCATTTAGGTAGGGGATGGACCGTGAATTTAGGCGGTGTTTTGGGCGGACAAGTTTATGATAGCACTAGGTATGACAGGTGGGCAAAGGATTTTACCCCCCCAAGCTATTGGGATAAAACTTCTTGCGGCACTGATTCTATGAGTCTTTGTATGAATGCCACTAAAATGTGGCAGCAATCAGGGCCAGGTGGTATCATTAACCCTAGAGGTATTGGTTGGGAATATATGGGTGAGTGGAACGGCTTGTTCCCTAACTACTACCCGGCTAACGCCTACTTGCCTGGTGGCTCAAGGCGCTATGAAGTTTATAAAGCGAATTTGACCTATGACAGCGACAGAGTCCATATGGTCATGGGGCGCTTTGACGTTACGGAGCAGGAGCAAATGGATTGGGTTTACCAATTGTTCCAAGGTTTTTATGGGACTTTCAAGCTTACGAATAAGATGAAATTCTTGCTCTTTAGCTCTTGGGGTCGTGGTATCGCTGACGGTCAGTGGTTGTTCCCTATCTATCGTGAAAAGCCTTGGGGTATTCATAAGGCGGGTATTATTTATCGCCCTACAAAGAATCTAATGATTCACCCTTATGTGTATCTTATCCCAGAAGTAGGCACATTGCCTGGTGCTAAAATAGAATACGATACCAATCCTGAGTTTAACGGTATGGGCATGAGAAATAGAACGACTTTTTATGTGTTGTATGACTATCGTTGGAATAACGCTGAATACGGCCGTTACGCACCCGCTCGTTATAACACTTGGGATCCGTTCTTGGATAATGGTAAGTGGCGTGGCTTGCAAGGTCCTGGTGGTGCGACGCTCTTTTTACGCCACCATATAGACATTAACAACTACTTTGTGGTTGGTGGTGCTTATCTCAACATCGGTAACCCTAACATGAACTTAGGTACTTGGGGTAACATCATCGCTGTGGATGGTATCGAACAATGGGTTGGCAGTATCTACAGCTTAGGGTTTGCAGGGATCGACAACATTACCGATGCTGACGCGTTCACTGAGTATGTTAAAGGTGGAGGCAAGCATGGTAAGTTCAGTTGGAGTCTCTACCAACGCTTCACTACCGCTCCAAGGGCATTGGAATATGGTATTGGTATGTATCTAGACTATCAGTTCAGCAAACATGTTAAAGCGGGTCTCAAACTCGTATGGTTAGAGTTCCAAATTCGTGCGGGTTACAACCCTGGAACCGGTTTCCTTGGGCCAAACGGTCAGCCGCTTAACTTGAATAATGGTTTGTTTGAATCTTCTGCGTTTGCACAAGGTCCTCAAGACATGGGTGGCATTAAAAAGAGTATTACTCAAGATAGAAGCCATTTGATGACACACATTAGTTACAGCTTCTAAGAGAGTTCTCCCCCTATCTCTTATATATGCCTTTTTTGTATTTTTATTTTAATATCTTTGGGAGTTAGGGTTTTGGAAATTAAGAAATATTTTTCTTACTCTCTATTTTTTTTGCTTTTTTCTAGTCTCTTTTTATCCAAACTTCAAGCTTATAAATTCAACATGAGCATTGTTGGAAAGGTGAGCAGCTATACCAAGTTTGGCTTTAACAACCAAAGATACCAGCCTTCTAAAGACATTTATCCTACAGGTAGCTACACTTCTTTGCTCGGCGAATTTAATTTGAGCATGGGTTTATACAAGGGTTTGAGAGCGGAAGTGGGGGCGATGATGGCAGCACTCCCCTATGACTCTACCGCCTATCAAGGCAACAATATCCCTAACGGCCAGCCCGGCTCTAGGACCGATCCTTTTGGGGCGGGTATCTTTTGGCAATATATTGGTTGGTATGCGGGACATAGCGGTTTAAATGTGCAAAAACCTCGTTTAGCCATGGTGCATAACGCTTTTTTGAGCTACAACTACAAAAAAGACAAATTCAGTTTTGGCGTGAAAGGGGGGCGCTATGATGCTGAAGAGTATGATTGGTTCACTTCTTACACTCAAGGGGTTGAAGGCTTTGTCAAATATAAAGACACTAGGTTAAGGGTGATGTATTCAGACGCTAGGGCTTCAGCGTCAAGCGACTGGTTTTGGTATTTTGGGCGTTACTATACAAGCGGTAAGGCTCTAATGATAGCTGATTTGAAATATGAAAAAGACAACCTAAAAATCAACCCTTATTTTTATGCGATTTTTCAAAGAATGTATGCGCCAGGCATTAATATCACTTATGACACCAACCCTAATTTCAACAATAAGGGTTTTCGTTTTGTAGGTACTTTCGTGGGGTTTTTCCCCATTTTTGCCACTCCGGCTAATCAAAATGATATTATCCTCTTCCAACAAGTGCCGTTAGGAAAGAGCGGGCAAACTTATTTCTTCCGCACCCGTTTTTACTATAATAAGTGGCAATTTGGGGGCAGTGTCTATAAAAATATCGGTAACGCTAATGGCGATATAGGTATTTATGGCGACCCTTTGGGGTATAACATTTGGACGAATAGTATTTATGATGCAGAAATCAATAATATCGTTGGCGCTGATGTTATTAACGGGTTTTTATATGTAGGCTCACAATATAGGGGGTTTAGTTGGAAAATTTTAGGCCGTTGGACGGATAGCCCAAGGGCTGATGAAAGGAGTCTCGCGCTCTTTTTGAGTTATTTTTCTAATAAGTATAATATTAGAATGGATTTGAAACTAGAGTATTATGGCAATATCACCAAAAAAGGCTATTGTATTGGGTATTGTGGCATGTATGTTCCAACCGATCCTAACGGGCCTGGCACGCAACCTTTAACACACAATGTGTATTCTGACAGGAGCCATATAATGTTTAATATCACTTATGGTTTTAGGATTTACTAGCATTTTATCCTTAATGGATATTTTTGATTAGCCTTTTTAAAATATTGAAAGGCTCTGCTCCAATCAAATATTAATACTCAAAAAGCCTTATTTAAATTTATTATTCAATATTTAATACACTAAAAAAAACACCACACCTACGCAGTTTTTCAACAAGCTAAACGAGTTTAAAGATGATGTCTTTACCACCCCCAAAGCTAAAGAATACATTGACATAGCGAGCGGATTTCATAAGCTTTTTAAAAACGACGCTAAGATCGCCGAAAGCCTAAAACCAGCCACAACGAAAAATTTAAGCCAAAGCACTCACCCTAATGCAAGCGATAGTAATTTATCTTTATTGGTATTCAACATGCCAAGGACTAAAACGCAAGTTGTTACCAAGGATTTGCTAAGGTTAATGTGCTTTTTAAGGCCCAACCATCTCCAACAGCCCTAAAATTTTTAGAACTCGCTTAAGCTAAGTCTACTATACTCAAACTATTTGAGATAAAACTTACAATAAAAGGTTTTAATGTTGGTATAATGCAAAAAGTGGGCTTAATATTAATGATAATTTTTGGTTTTGCCATGTCCAATGATAAAAAACCACCAATGGATATTGAAAGATAATTGTAAAATGAAGACAAGCGCTAAAGTATTATTGACTTTATTGATTGTAATATCATTAGGTAAGGGATTAATCAGTCTCATATCAGCTTGGCGTGGCAAAGATGATGCAATCCCCATTGAAACAAGACTCCATAAAAACAAACTGACAATCATTTCTAAAACAGACAACATAGAAATCCAAAACATTCAGTTTAATAGAGGGAATTGTTCTCACACTAGTAAGGATTTAAAAGATTTAGAAGACCTTGAAGAAGGAGTGCCTGAATTGTTCGAGGAACTTGATCGTGATAAAGAGTCCATCGCTGACAATGAAAAAACGATCCAAGAGTATCAAAATGAAATTGCTAATTTTCAAAAATACTATAAAGATGTAAAAGATATTGACGATTATTCGGCGTTAATCCATTGGCTCAATGAACATAAAGATTCTTATACTTGAGATAATGATCTTAATTTTGAATCCCTTAAAAAAAGCCTTTTAAGTTCTATTGAACAATCAATTGAAGAATTGCAAAATAAGGTTAAAGAGCTTTTAGATGAGAACAAATCTGCTCTAGTCGAAATGAATGATATAAACGAACAACTCCCACAAGTGCAAAAAAAACTCCAAGAACTCACAGACAAAAAAACCGCTATGTTTACGCTTAAATTTGGAGAATCTCTGATAA is a genomic window of Helicobacter pylori oki112 containing:
- the hofC gene encoding outer membrane beta-barrel protein HofC, with product MKLKKRKVAAALLKRFTLPLLLTTGSLGAVTYEVHGDFINFAKVGFNHSPINPVKGIYPTETFVNLTGKLEGSVHLGRGWTVNLGGVLGGQVYDSTRYDRWAKDFTPPSYWDKTSCGTDSMSLCMNATKMWQQSGPGGIINPRGIGWEYMGEWNGLFPNYYPANAYLPGGSRRYEVYKANLTYDSDRVHMVMGRFDVTEQEQMDWVYQLFQGFYGTFKLTNKMKFLLFSSWGRGIADGQWLFPIYREKPWGIHKAGIIYRPTKNLMIHPYVYLIPEVGTLPGAKIEYDTNPEFNGMGMRNRTTFYVLYDYRWNNAEYGRYAPARYNTWDPFLDNGKWRGLQGPGGATLFLRHHIDINNYFVVGGAYLNIGNPNMNLGTWGNIIAVDGIEQWVGSIYSLGFAGIDNITDADAFTEYVKGGGKHGKFSWSLYQRFTTAPRALEYGIGMYLDYQFSKHVKAGLKLVWLEFQIRAGYNPGTGFLGPNGQPLNLNNGLFESSAFAQGPQDMGGIKKSITQDRSHLMTHISYSF
- a CDS encoding catalase family peroxidase, coding for MKKIGLSLCLVLSLGFLKAHEVSAEEIADIFYKLNAKEPKMKINHTKGFCAKGVFLPNAQAKKDLDVPLLNEKEIPASVRYSLGGVAMDDKSKVRGMALKLENQNASWTMVMLNTEINFAKNPNEFAQFFEMRIPKNGKVDEARIKKLYEEVPSYRNFAAYTKTIGISSSVANTPYYSVHAFKFKDKKEKLLPARWKFVPKDGIKYLNPQELKQKDSNYLLSSFQQHLKTKPVEYQMYLVFANKNDATNDTTALWKGKHKELLVGTLKVEEYEGMGCNKDVYFPADLPKGVEAPTDPLFQIRNEVYGITFNRRQ
- the hofD gene encoding outer membrane beta-barrel protein HofD, whose product is MEIKKYFSYSLFFLLFSSLFLSKLQAYKFNMSIVGKVSSYTKFGFNNQRYQPSKDIYPTGSYTSLLGEFNLSMGLYKGLRAEVGAMMAALPYDSTAYQGNNIPNGQPGSRTDPFGAGIFWQYIGWYAGHSGLNVQKPRLAMVHNAFLSYNYKKDKFSFGVKGGRYDAEEYDWFTSYTQGVEGFVKYKDTRLRVMYSDARASASSDWFWYFGRYYTSGKALMIADLKYEKDNLKINPYFYAIFQRMYAPGINITYDTNPNFNNKGFRFVGTFVGFFPIFATPANQNDIILFQQVPLGKSGQTYFFRTRFYYNKWQFGGSVYKNIGNANGDIGIYGDPLGYNIWTNSIYDAEINNIVGADVINGFLYVGSQYRGFSWKILGRWTDSPRADERSLALFLSYFSNKYNIRMDLKLEYYGNITKKGYCIGYCGMYVPTDPNGPGTQPLTHNVYSDRSHIMFNITYGFRIY